The Humidesulfovibrio mexicanus region GCGGGGCCGTGCTGGAGGGCGACGCCCTGGCCACGGCCCGGACCGGCGTGGCCCTGTGCATCAAGACCGCGGACTGCCAGCCCATTCTGCTGGCCCATGAGACCGGGCGCTTCGTGGCCGCCCTGCACGCGGGCTGGCGCGGCAACGTGCTGAATTTGCCGGGAACGGCCGTGGCGCGGCTGTGCGCGCGCTACGGCTGCGCGCCGGGCGAGCTCTTCGCCGTGCGCGGCCCCAGCCTCGGCCCGGACAAGGCCCAGTTCCTCAATTTCGCCCAGGAGTTCGGGCAGGAGTTTCTGCCCTATTTCGACCGCCGGGCCGACACCGTGGACTTGTGGCGGCTCACCCGACATCAGCTTGAGCGCGCTGGCCTTGCGCCGGAGCGCGTCT contains the following coding sequences:
- a CDS encoding polyphenol oxidase family protein, coding for MIGTVEFRFPGLEGVRCVFTTRKGGASPPPFDGANLSFDVGDDPLAVAANRRALAAQMGPQLWCELRQVHGDVLHLDPRPAPLEEFAARGAVLEGDALATARTGVALCIKTADCQPILLAHETGRFVAALHAGWRGNVLNLPGTAVARLCARYGCAPGELFAVRGPSLGPDKAQFLNFAQEFGQEFLPYFDRRADTVDLWRLTRHQLERAGLAPERVFGLDRCTLSEPEAFFSYRAARKTGRMMSVIWRQD